A region from the Patagioenas fasciata isolate bPatFas1 chromosome 27, bPatFas1.hap1, whole genome shotgun sequence genome encodes:
- the SLC5A5 gene encoding sodium/iodide cotransporter isoform X2: MGSLELWVPEQLTFSLWDYGVFGLMLLISTGIGLFHGLAKGGQKTSEDFFTGGRRMSALPVGLSLSASFMSAIQVLGVPAEAYRYGAKFLWMCLGQLLNTLLTAGLFLPVFYRLGLTSTYEYLERRFSRSVRLCGTMQYVVATTLYTGIVIYAPALILNQVTGLDIWASLLSTGIICTFYTTIGGMKAVIWTDVFQVFVMLSGFIAIIIRGALLVGGAGRVLAIAANGSRINFGDFNPDPRSRYTVWTFVLGGTLVWLSMYGVNQAQVQRYVACRTEGEARGALLVNQVGLFCIVSSAVACGLVMFALYKDCDPLLTGYISAPDQYMPYLVLDIFETFPGVPGLFLACAYSGTLSTASTSINAMAAVTVEDIIKPKLPALSPRRLTLISKGLSLIYGTLCITVAALASLLGGGVLQGSFTVMGVISGPLLGAFLLGMFLPLCSTAGVLGGLAAGFALSFWVAVGGTMYPPSAATMGVLPASGTLCPLYNRTAGGNRTILLGPLPPRQDPPAPPRPPILGDFYAISYLYYGALGTLTTVVVGVLLSSLTGPTKRTQLPPGVLWWDITKQTSSVSPVGTKSSGEEPLGKAEAPQVLPARLDGGDNRPWGPPEPGTATDRLLQETHV, from the exons ATGGGGAGCCTGGAGCTGTGGGTGCCGGAGCAGCTCAccttcagcctctgggactacgGGGTCTTCGGGCTGATGCTGCTCATCTCCACCGGCATTGGGCTCTTCCACGGCCTGGCCAAAGGCGGCCAGAAAACCTCGGAGGATTTTTTCACGGGGGGGCGGCGGATGTCGGCGCTGCCTGTTGGGCTCTCGCTCTCCGCCAGCTTCATGTCGGCCATCCaggtgctgggggtgccggcggaggcGTATCGCTACGGAGCCAAATTCCTCTGGATGTGCCTGGGGCAGCTGCTCAACACGCTGCTCACCGCCGGCCTCTTTCTCCCCGTCTTCTACCGCCTGGGGCTCACCAGCACCTACGAG TACCTGGAGCGCCGGTTCAGCAGGAGCGTCCGGCTGTGCGGGACCATGCAGTACGTGGTGGCCACG ACGCTGTACACGGGGATTGTCATCTACGCCCCCGCCCTGATCCTCAACCAAG TGACCGGTCTGGACATCTGGGCATCCCTGCTCTCCACTGGCATCATCTGCACCTTCTACACCACCATA GGTGGGATGAAAGCTGTCATCTGGACCGACGTCTTCCAGGTCTTCGTGATGCTCTCTGGCTTCATCGCCATCATCATCCGGGGGGCGCtgctggtggggggtgctggcAGGGTGCTGGCCATCGCCGCCAATGGTTCCCGCATCAACTTCGGCGA CTTCAACCCGGACCCGCGGAGCCGGTACACGGTGTGGACGTTCGTGCTGGGCGGCACGCTGGTCTGGCTCTCCATGTACGGCGTGAACCAGGCGCAGGTCCAGCGCTACGTGGCCTGCCGGACCGAGGGGGAGGCCAGGGG GGCGCTGCTGGTGAATCAAGTGGGGCTCTTCTGCATCGTCTCCAGCGCAGTGGCCTGTGGCCTTGTGATGTTTGCGCTCTACAAGGACTGCGATCCCCTCCTCACCGGCTACATCTCAGCCCCAGACCAG TACATGCCCTATCTGGTCCTCGACATCTTCGAGACGTTCCCGGGGGTGCCGGGGCTATTCCTGGCTTGTGCCTATAGTGGGACCCTCAG CACGGCCTCCACCAGCATCAACGCCATGGCGGCCGTCACCGTCGAGGACATCATCAAGCCCAAGCTGCCCGCGCTGTCACCGCGGAGGCTGACCCTCATCTCCAAGGGGCTGT CGCTCATCTACGGCACCCTGTGCATCACGGTGGCAGCTCTGGCCTCGCTGCTCGGGGGGGGTGTTCTGCAG GGCTCATTCACCGTCATGGGGGTGATCAGCGGCCCGTTGCTGGGGGCTTTCCTGCTGGGCATGTTCCTGCCGCTGTGCAGCACGGCC GGTGTGCTGGGGGGTCTGGCTGCTGGCTTTGCCCTCTCCTTCTGGGTGGCTGTGGGGGGGACCATGTACccccccagtgctgccaccatGGGGGTGCTGCCCGCCTCGGGGACCCTCTGCCCGCTCTACAACCGCACCGCCGGTGGCAACCGCACCATCCTGCTGGGacccctgcccccccgccaggaCCCCCCGGCCCCACCACG gCCGCCCATCCTGGGTGACTTCTATGCCATCTCCTACCTGTACTATGGGGCGCTGGGGACCCTCACCACGGTGGTGGTCGGGGTCCTGCTCAGCTCCCTGACAG GACCGACCAAGCGGACACAGCTGCCCCCGGGCGTGCTGTGGTGGGACATCACGAAGCAAACGTCCTCGGTGTCCCCCGTGGGCACCAAGAGCTCCGGGGAAGAGCCCCTGGGCAAGGCAGAAGCCCCCCAGGTGCTGCCAGCAAGGCTGGATGGGGGGGACAACCGCCCATGGGGCCCCCCCGAGCCTGGCACAGCCACCGATCGGCTGCTGCAGGAGACCCACGTGTAG
- the SLC5A5 gene encoding sodium/iodide cotransporter isoform X1 → MGSLELWVPEQLTFSLWDYGVFGLMLLISTGIGLFHGLAKGGQKTSEDFFTGGRRMSALPVGLSLSASFMSAIQVLGVPAEAYRYGAKFLWMCLGQLLNTLLTAGLFLPVFYRLGLTSTYEYLERRFSRSVRLCGTMQYVVATTLYTGIVIYAPALILNQVTGLDIWASLLSTGIICTFYTTIGGMKAVIWTDVFQVFVMLSGFIAIIIRGALLVGGAGRVLAIAANGSRINFGDFNPDPRSRYTVWTFVLGGTLVWLSMYGVNQAQVQRYVACRTEGEARGALLVNQVGLFCIVSSAVACGLVMFALYKDCDPLLTGYISAPDQYMPYLVLDIFETFPGVPGLFLACAYSGTLSTASTSINAMAAVTVEDIIKPKLPALSPRRLTLISKGLSLIYGTLCITVAALASLLGGGVLQGSFTVMGVISGPLLGAFLLGMFLPLCSTAGVLGGLAAGFALSFWVAVGGTMYPPSAATMGVLPASGTLCPLYNRTAGGNRTILLGPLPPRQDPPAPPRPPILGDFYAISYLYYGALGTLTTVVVGVLLSSLTAGPTKRTQLPPGVLWWDITKQTSSVSPVGTKSSGEEPLGKAEAPQVLPARLDGGDNRPWGPPEPGTATDRLLQETHV, encoded by the exons ATGGGGAGCCTGGAGCTGTGGGTGCCGGAGCAGCTCAccttcagcctctgggactacgGGGTCTTCGGGCTGATGCTGCTCATCTCCACCGGCATTGGGCTCTTCCACGGCCTGGCCAAAGGCGGCCAGAAAACCTCGGAGGATTTTTTCACGGGGGGGCGGCGGATGTCGGCGCTGCCTGTTGGGCTCTCGCTCTCCGCCAGCTTCATGTCGGCCATCCaggtgctgggggtgccggcggaggcGTATCGCTACGGAGCCAAATTCCTCTGGATGTGCCTGGGGCAGCTGCTCAACACGCTGCTCACCGCCGGCCTCTTTCTCCCCGTCTTCTACCGCCTGGGGCTCACCAGCACCTACGAG TACCTGGAGCGCCGGTTCAGCAGGAGCGTCCGGCTGTGCGGGACCATGCAGTACGTGGTGGCCACG ACGCTGTACACGGGGATTGTCATCTACGCCCCCGCCCTGATCCTCAACCAAG TGACCGGTCTGGACATCTGGGCATCCCTGCTCTCCACTGGCATCATCTGCACCTTCTACACCACCATA GGTGGGATGAAAGCTGTCATCTGGACCGACGTCTTCCAGGTCTTCGTGATGCTCTCTGGCTTCATCGCCATCATCATCCGGGGGGCGCtgctggtggggggtgctggcAGGGTGCTGGCCATCGCCGCCAATGGTTCCCGCATCAACTTCGGCGA CTTCAACCCGGACCCGCGGAGCCGGTACACGGTGTGGACGTTCGTGCTGGGCGGCACGCTGGTCTGGCTCTCCATGTACGGCGTGAACCAGGCGCAGGTCCAGCGCTACGTGGCCTGCCGGACCGAGGGGGAGGCCAGGGG GGCGCTGCTGGTGAATCAAGTGGGGCTCTTCTGCATCGTCTCCAGCGCAGTGGCCTGTGGCCTTGTGATGTTTGCGCTCTACAAGGACTGCGATCCCCTCCTCACCGGCTACATCTCAGCCCCAGACCAG TACATGCCCTATCTGGTCCTCGACATCTTCGAGACGTTCCCGGGGGTGCCGGGGCTATTCCTGGCTTGTGCCTATAGTGGGACCCTCAG CACGGCCTCCACCAGCATCAACGCCATGGCGGCCGTCACCGTCGAGGACATCATCAAGCCCAAGCTGCCCGCGCTGTCACCGCGGAGGCTGACCCTCATCTCCAAGGGGCTGT CGCTCATCTACGGCACCCTGTGCATCACGGTGGCAGCTCTGGCCTCGCTGCTCGGGGGGGGTGTTCTGCAG GGCTCATTCACCGTCATGGGGGTGATCAGCGGCCCGTTGCTGGGGGCTTTCCTGCTGGGCATGTTCCTGCCGCTGTGCAGCACGGCC GGTGTGCTGGGGGGTCTGGCTGCTGGCTTTGCCCTCTCCTTCTGGGTGGCTGTGGGGGGGACCATGTACccccccagtgctgccaccatGGGGGTGCTGCCCGCCTCGGGGACCCTCTGCCCGCTCTACAACCGCACCGCCGGTGGCAACCGCACCATCCTGCTGGGacccctgcccccccgccaggaCCCCCCGGCCCCACCACG gCCGCCCATCCTGGGTGACTTCTATGCCATCTCCTACCTGTACTATGGGGCGCTGGGGACCCTCACCACGGTGGTGGTCGGGGTCCTGCTCAGCTCCCTGACAG CAGGACCGACCAAGCGGACACAGCTGCCCCCGGGCGTGCTGTGGTGGGACATCACGAAGCAAACGTCCTCGGTGTCCCCCGTGGGCACCAAGAGCTCCGGGGAAGAGCCCCTGGGCAAGGCAGAAGCCCCCCAGGTGCTGCCAGCAAGGCTGGATGGGGGGGACAACCGCCCATGGGGCCCCCCCGAGCCTGGCACAGCCACCGATCGGCTGCTGCAGGAGACCCACGTGTAG
- the CCDC124 gene encoding coiled-coil domain-containing protein 124 isoform X1, with product MPKKFQGENTKSAAARARKAEAKAAADAKRQQELEDAYWKDEDKHVMRKEQRKHFGRALNATPALLWEQPSSANRAWRSSGGSVMHKGAAEPMSPARHVRVPPLALRHESPRVTFPGELWLEGTKSPSVLGSSGFYPGDCFLCHVRVFSSFPSPPTPGWAAARSTALSSLIAVWVSPCDQLKRFWWWNNRVCIPGEAAGRRARATNHQMCWKIPERKDRWSICQGQGSRSQRLFVLVCKGSGEKSELNAG from the exons ATGCCCAAGAAGTTCCAAGGTGAAAACACCAAGTCGGCTGCTGCCCGCGCGAGGAAAGCTGAGGCGAAGGCAGCAGCCGATGCcaagcggcagcaggagctggaagaTGCCTACTGGAAGGATGAAGACAAACACGTGATGAGGAAGGAACAAAGGAAG CATTTTGGGAGGGCTTTAAATGCCACCCCTGCCCTGCTCTGGGAGCAACCGTCCTCTGCTAACAGAGCGTGGCGCTCGTCTGGTGGCTCCGTGATGCATAAAGGAGCAGCTGAGCCGATGTCACCAGCCCGCCATGTGCGCGTTCCTCCTCTGGCGCTTCGGCACGAGTCACCGCGTGTTACCTtccctggagagctctggttGGAAGGCACAAAATCACCATCCGTGCTGGGAAGCTCAGGATTTTACCCAGGTGACTGCTTTTTGTGTCACGTTCGGGTGTTTTCATCCTTCCCGTCCCCTCCTACGccaggctgggctgcagctcGGAGCACGGCGCTCAGCAGCCTGATCGCAGTGTGGGTTTCTCCATGCGATCAGCTGAAGCGTTTCTGGTGGTGGAACAACCGCGTGTGCATCCCCGGCGAAGCTGCAGGCAGGCGTGCAAGGGCGACAAACCACCAAATGTGCTGGAAAATTCCAGAAAGGAAGGATCGGTGGAGTATCTGTCAAGGGCAGGGGTCTCGCAGCCAAAGACTTTTTGTACTGGTGTGCAAAGGGTCTGGGGAAAAATCTGAGTTAAATGCAGGGTGA
- the CCDC124 gene encoding coiled-coil domain-containing protein 124 isoform X2, with translation MPKKFQGENTKSAAARARKAEAKAAADAKRQQELEDAYWKDEDKHVMRKEQRKEEREKRRLEQLERKKELQRLLEEEDSKLKGKSPKQVTPGKVTRAQIEETIRKDQQQKENVDTVEKEKTHLEVPLEENINRRALEEGSVEARTIEDAIAVLSVSNDLDRHPERRMKAAFTAFEELNLPRLKQENPNMRLSQLKQLLKKEWMKSPENPMNQRHKAYNSQK, from the exons ATGCCCAAGAAGTTCCAAGGTGAAAACACCAAGTCGGCTGCTGCCCGCGCGAGGAAAGCTGAGGCGAAGGCAGCAGCCGATGCcaagcggcagcaggagctggaagaTGCCTACTGGAAGGATGAAGACAAACACGTGATGAGGAAGGAACAAAGGAAG gaggagagggagaagcggcggctggagcagctggagcgCAAGAAGGAGCTGCAGCGCTTGCTGGAGGAGGAAGACTCGAAGCTGAAAGGGAAGTCGCCCAAGCAGGTCACTCCAGGCAAAGTCACCAGGGCCCAGATTGAGGAGACAATCAGGAAAGACCAGCAGCAGAAGGAGAATGTGGACACAG TGGAGAAGGAGAAGACTCACCTGGAGGTGCCCTTGGAGGAGAACATCAACAGGAGGGCGCTGGAGGAGGGCTCGGTGGAGGCCAGGACCATTGAAGATGCCATTGCTGTCCTCAG CGTCTCCAACGACCTGGACCGGCACCCCGAGCGCCGGATGAAAGCCGCCTTCACGGCTTTCGAAGAGCTCAACCTGCCGCGCCTGAAGCAGGAGAACCCCAACATGCGCCTGTCCCAGCTCAAGCAGCTCCTCAAGAAGGAGTGGATGAAGTCTCCGGAAAACCCCATGAACCAGAGGCACAAAGCTTACAACAGCCAAAAGTAG
- the CCDC124 gene encoding coiled-coil domain-containing protein 124 isoform X3 yields the protein MPKKFQGENTKSAAARARKAEAKAAADAKRQQELEDAYWKDEDKHVMRKEQRKHFGRALNATPALLWEQPSSANRAWRSSGGSVMHKGAAEPMSPARHVRVPPLALRHESPRVTFPGELWLEGTKSPSVLGSSGFYPAEAFLVVEQPRVHPRRSCRQACKGDKPPNVLENSRKEGSVEYLSRAGVSQPKTFCTGVQRVWGKI from the exons ATGCCCAAGAAGTTCCAAGGTGAAAACACCAAGTCGGCTGCTGCCCGCGCGAGGAAAGCTGAGGCGAAGGCAGCAGCCGATGCcaagcggcagcaggagctggaagaTGCCTACTGGAAGGATGAAGACAAACACGTGATGAGGAAGGAACAAAGGAAG CATTTTGGGAGGGCTTTAAATGCCACCCCTGCCCTGCTCTGGGAGCAACCGTCCTCTGCTAACAGAGCGTGGCGCTCGTCTGGTGGCTCCGTGATGCATAAAGGAGCAGCTGAGCCGATGTCACCAGCCCGCCATGTGCGCGTTCCTCCTCTGGCGCTTCGGCACGAGTCACCGCGTGTTACCTtccctggagagctctggttGGAAGGCACAAAATCACCATCCGTGCTGGGAAGCTCAGGATTTTACCCAG CTGAAGCGTTTCTGGTGGTGGAACAACCGCGTGTGCATCCCCGGCGAAGCTGCAGGCAGGCGTGCAAGGGCGACAAACCACCAAATGTGCTGGAAAATTCCAGAAAGGAAGGATCGGTGGAGTATCTGTCAAGGGCAGGGGTCTCGCAGCCAAAGACTTTTTGTACTGGTGTGCAAAGGGTCTGGGGAAAAATCTGA
- the SLC5A5 gene encoding sodium/iodide cotransporter isoform X3 produces the protein MGSLELWVPEQLTFSLWDYGVFGLMLLISTGIGLFHGLAKGGQKTSEDFFTGGRRMSALPVGLSLSASFMSAIQVLGVPAEAYRYGAKFLWMCLGQLLNTLLTAGLFLPVFYRLGLTSTYEYLERRFSRSVRLCGTMQYVVATTLYTGIVIYAPALILNQVTGLDIWASLLSTGIICTFYTTIGGMKAVIWTDVFQVFVMLSGFIAIIIRGALLVGGAGRVLAIAANGSRINFGDFNPDPRSRYTVWTFVLGGTLVWLSMYGVNQAQVQRYVACRTEGEARGALLVNQVGLFCIVSSAVACGLVMFALYKDCDPLLTGYISAPDQYMPYLVLDIFETFPGVPGLFLACAYSGTLSINAMAAVTVEDIIKPKLPALSPRRLTLISKGLSLIYGTLCITVAALASLLGGGVLQGSFTVMGVISGPLLGAFLLGMFLPLCSTAGVLGGLAAGFALSFWVAVGGTMYPPSAATMGVLPASGTLCPLYNRTAGGNRTILLGPLPPRQDPPAPPRPPILGDFYAISYLYYGALGTLTTVVVGVLLSSLTAGPTKRTQLPPGVLWWDITKQTSSVSPVGTKSSGEEPLGKAEAPQVLPARLDGGDNRPWGPPEPGTATDRLLQETHV, from the exons ATGGGGAGCCTGGAGCTGTGGGTGCCGGAGCAGCTCAccttcagcctctgggactacgGGGTCTTCGGGCTGATGCTGCTCATCTCCACCGGCATTGGGCTCTTCCACGGCCTGGCCAAAGGCGGCCAGAAAACCTCGGAGGATTTTTTCACGGGGGGGCGGCGGATGTCGGCGCTGCCTGTTGGGCTCTCGCTCTCCGCCAGCTTCATGTCGGCCATCCaggtgctgggggtgccggcggaggcGTATCGCTACGGAGCCAAATTCCTCTGGATGTGCCTGGGGCAGCTGCTCAACACGCTGCTCACCGCCGGCCTCTTTCTCCCCGTCTTCTACCGCCTGGGGCTCACCAGCACCTACGAG TACCTGGAGCGCCGGTTCAGCAGGAGCGTCCGGCTGTGCGGGACCATGCAGTACGTGGTGGCCACG ACGCTGTACACGGGGATTGTCATCTACGCCCCCGCCCTGATCCTCAACCAAG TGACCGGTCTGGACATCTGGGCATCCCTGCTCTCCACTGGCATCATCTGCACCTTCTACACCACCATA GGTGGGATGAAAGCTGTCATCTGGACCGACGTCTTCCAGGTCTTCGTGATGCTCTCTGGCTTCATCGCCATCATCATCCGGGGGGCGCtgctggtggggggtgctggcAGGGTGCTGGCCATCGCCGCCAATGGTTCCCGCATCAACTTCGGCGA CTTCAACCCGGACCCGCGGAGCCGGTACACGGTGTGGACGTTCGTGCTGGGCGGCACGCTGGTCTGGCTCTCCATGTACGGCGTGAACCAGGCGCAGGTCCAGCGCTACGTGGCCTGCCGGACCGAGGGGGAGGCCAGGGG GGCGCTGCTGGTGAATCAAGTGGGGCTCTTCTGCATCGTCTCCAGCGCAGTGGCCTGTGGCCTTGTGATGTTTGCGCTCTACAAGGACTGCGATCCCCTCCTCACCGGCTACATCTCAGCCCCAGACCAG TACATGCCCTATCTGGTCCTCGACATCTTCGAGACGTTCCCGGGGGTGCCGGGGCTATTCCTGGCTTGTGCCTATAGTGGGACCCTCAG CATCAACGCCATGGCGGCCGTCACCGTCGAGGACATCATCAAGCCCAAGCTGCCCGCGCTGTCACCGCGGAGGCTGACCCTCATCTCCAAGGGGCTGT CGCTCATCTACGGCACCCTGTGCATCACGGTGGCAGCTCTGGCCTCGCTGCTCGGGGGGGGTGTTCTGCAG GGCTCATTCACCGTCATGGGGGTGATCAGCGGCCCGTTGCTGGGGGCTTTCCTGCTGGGCATGTTCCTGCCGCTGTGCAGCACGGCC GGTGTGCTGGGGGGTCTGGCTGCTGGCTTTGCCCTCTCCTTCTGGGTGGCTGTGGGGGGGACCATGTACccccccagtgctgccaccatGGGGGTGCTGCCCGCCTCGGGGACCCTCTGCCCGCTCTACAACCGCACCGCCGGTGGCAACCGCACCATCCTGCTGGGacccctgcccccccgccaggaCCCCCCGGCCCCACCACG gCCGCCCATCCTGGGTGACTTCTATGCCATCTCCTACCTGTACTATGGGGCGCTGGGGACCCTCACCACGGTGGTGGTCGGGGTCCTGCTCAGCTCCCTGACAG CAGGACCGACCAAGCGGACACAGCTGCCCCCGGGCGTGCTGTGGTGGGACATCACGAAGCAAACGTCCTCGGTGTCCCCCGTGGGCACCAAGAGCTCCGGGGAAGAGCCCCTGGGCAAGGCAGAAGCCCCCCAGGTGCTGCCAGCAAGGCTGGATGGGGGGGACAACCGCCCATGGGGCCCCCCCGAGCCTGGCACAGCCACCGATCGGCTGCTGCAGGAGACCCACGTGTAG